The Festucalex cinctus isolate MCC-2025b chromosome 6, RoL_Fcin_1.0, whole genome shotgun sequence genomic sequence GTCATGATCCATCCATGTCAATGTATGTGGTCTGTGAAAATTTGTCACACGTTTTTTCTTTGATATCAGTTCAATTGTAGTGGCTCCATTGTGACCTTTACACAGAATAGGCTGCAGTTACGCTTTAGGCCAGAGATGGCAATCACGAGTAAAAGTGACAAACTTCACGATGCATATATAAATAACCTCCTGAAGCTTGTGCAAACTCTCTCCACAGGCTGTCAAACTTCTCTATGCTCAGCCGGAAGTACACCTCAAAGCGGTCTTTCGGAAGTTATATCTCACCGACACGCctgattactttattttattttttttaagctgtgtAATTTACAGTATGTCAATACCATGATGAAAAGGTTATAGCAACAGTGCCAAATACTGCAAGCTTGTACCATTCTCCCATTGTTCCTGTGCCCTAACCTGAGGCATGCTAAAAAGGGGcaagacaaagaagaaaaaacaaaacatttatttaaaaaaaaaaaagaatatcaaataaaatgctggAGTGGCATAAATGGGTCTACACAAACTTCTGATAAGGCAAAAGCACTCCCTCGCACCAGTGTAGTGCCACACATGCCCTGATGTAGGTGCTGTGCAAGCCAATTGTAATATTGCATTCATCCTGCTCTAGCCACACACTACATGAGTccataaacaaatacaatgcaGCTCATCTTTTGGTGAGCAGATGTCATGGCTGATTTAAATGTGAATAACTCTTCCTGTTTAAAAGATAAACAGATAAAGATAAAAAGTCATTCAAGAATTGGAGGACATTTTATGCCCCACTCATCAAATTTGAAATAACAATACAAAATACTAAAACGTGCATTTTGAGTAAAATTACTTGTCCTGAGACAAatcttaaagaaataaaaataaataaaataaaataatgcttGAAAACagttttgaaaatactaaataaGACTGGCGTACCCCCTAAAATGCCATTTTCCTATTGTCCCTACTGACCAAATTCaatctaaaataaaacagttacaattagaatttcattttttttttacatctttgtTTCATTGCTGTCTTTTGTAACTGTTGGAATGTTGTTTTAATAAACACATTTCCAAATAATTATTGTTCATGGGCGTGTGTCCCACAACATGCTCGCAGCCAGCTGTtaccataactttttttttttagcatggtagaAGAAGAAAGCTGTGAATCAGACTATACCTGGACTTGACATCATCAATGAGTTTTCCAAAAGAATGGGTAGAGCGAATGTATTACCCACTCttctattttacatattttttttaatataaaatagtTAGCCTTGATTGAACGTCTCACTCTACCACATGCAGTCCTGTTTTGCATATGATCAGAATACGAcaattctttttctttctttctttctttctttctttctttctttctttctttctttctttctttctttctttctttctaacatataagtgtgtcttcttgttctTGGTCGGCAATAACAGAGAAGCTATCATTTTTTACAGATTTGCAACCTGTAACCTTGCTGTGATTTGAGTGACAGGGTTACGGATCAGCTTCTATCAGGGGgttgtgctttaaaaaaattcaaatctgTAAAATAAGCTAATCAAGCCTTTGATAGTTTAGTAGTTAGTATCTATATTGATATATGTAGCAGAACATCAGAAAAGGGAAGATTCATATTTCAAGAATTTTGAAGCCCAAATGTCCTCCAGTCCTGGAATGACggtaaaacttttattttccaccccccaaaacacacacttttcCACTCAAGGGGTCATatggcaatgattttaagcatttGATGTCCCGGGCAGACTTTTACTTGTAATTTTTGTCATACTACTCCGCAATTAAACCAAGTTATTACTGTACTAGTaagttactgtactgtactgtaacgtAAGCGAAAGTGAAACTCCGGAAGAACCCGCTAGAGGGGAACAAAGTTCCTTCCATTTTacgccgtgtgtgtgtgtgtgtatgtactaGATGTGTCAATGTACCGTGAAACATCGCCAAAACAATGAAAGCGATCATCCAGAGAGTTACCAGGGCGTCTGTGACAGGTGAACACTTCCCTTGAATTGAAAGACTGTACTGTGCTTCGGTATTGTGGGTGTGCCGGAGTATCGTTTACTGTTGGGTGCACGTTAAGCTAACAATAGCTATGTTAGCATGAGACGACCTCATAGTACTGCACTTAAAATAAACCGTAGACCCGTCTTTACAAGTTCAAGTTAGGAGTGATGTGACCTTCGTGTGGGCGTCACAAAAGGAGAATACAACTGCAGAAGTAATGTATCGTTTGGAAGCTGAGAGATGAGCTGATCGGCTGCTACACCTTCATGCTTACTCGTCAGCACTGAGTGATACATCGACACTTGACCCACTCATcaactttttctcctttttttctgCAGTGGGAGACGATCAGATCAGTTCGATAGGAAGGGGCTTGTGTGTGCTGCTCGGAATATCTGTGgaggacacacacacagatgctgAGTACATGTAAGTTCCTCAAGTAAAAATTGTTCTCAAAATGACACCAAGCATACCTGGCTtttatgtattgtatttgtgtttttaactAAAGAACAATACTTTTACATCAAGTGAGcaatttaaatgttttctaTCTGCAAATGTTGTAACATTAAGGAAAAACTTCGCGATATCACATATGACCAGCTAGTAAAGTTATCCGTTGTCCCCATTTGATTCTAATGGGTACGTTTTTAGTTCATAGTTGAATTTGTGACCAAGACATTGACAGTATAAAAAAAGACTTCACGGGTCACTTAATTGACACTGTTTATgtactaaaataataaataaaatcacaataataataataacaacaatatttaaaaaaaaaacaaaaacaaaaagcaatgtgaatgAAACATTACCTAaagtgtgatttaaaaaaacaacaacttttattcggggacaaaaaaatatatgagaGGGAAAAATACTGTTAAAGAAGTGTGTATATTTGGCAGACTTAAATCAtcacataaaaatatttttacgagAGCTACCACTATTTCTTGAATATAtccaaggcatttttatttaactgtTGAAATCAGGATGTAACCTATTTTCCATGGATGACTCCAGTGCTCCAGTGGTTTCCTTTCAAGCTTGGTTGATATCTTGTTTCCTTGACCACATCAGGTTGTTTCGTGGCACACGTTTCACAGATTTTACTACATTCATGTTCTTGCCTACAGAATACGCAAGATCCTGAACCTGCGTCTGTTTGAAGATGAGAATGGTCGGCCATGGAGCAAATGCGTCATGGACCGAGACTTTGAGGTGCTGTGTGTGAGCCAGTTTACATTACAGTGCATACTGAAGGGCAACAAGCCGGACTTCCACTTGGCTATGCCGGCAGAATTGGCCCAACCTTTCTATGCCAGCATCCTGGAGAACATGAGGAGTGCCTACAAGCCTGAGCTGGTTCAAGGTGGGTCAGTTAATGACACCTTCGCTCGGTATGTTCTGATGCAGTTTAACATTACATAATATTTGGGAAAAGATTAAGAGCGGCCAGGCCCTAATCAACACCATAGCAAACTAGCTATTCCGCTCCATTCCACTGGAGGAAACCTGGATTCTTAGTTGTTCATTCACTGCCGTATCAATATTTTCTTCAAACCCAAATTGTGTGTTTGTAATAGTACTTGAGAGCTCACCATgggccaaaaaaagaaaacccatcAATTTCTTCTGTTGCATTGTTTTCTTACATAGTCGTGGACAGGGATCCCTGGGTTCATgatgacttttatttcatttctgttgaaaaaaataaaaaaaaaaatatatatatatatatatatatatatatatatatatatatatatatatatatatataaaggcaTTCCATTTCAACGGCTGTGACATAATCGAGTTTGTCGGTTGGAAGGCGCTCCTAGAACTTTCGCCCACCGCCCCACACGTATCATCGCCGCCCCCACTAACTAACAACCACTGTTGTTTGAAGGTGTGTTCAACTTGCTTTGTCCCCACTGTGGAGAACAATTAACATTCATCCACTCATCACAGTGCACCACAGTGCTATTAATCAAAATATGAGCCGAGAGAGTAGAGTTCGCCTCAAACAGGTTGTGGGAAATTTTGGATCAATAGTGTGTTTTCCtgcaagttaaagcagctttggGGGCTGCAAAGTGTGGATTGTTAGACGCTTTAATGGTGACACTGAACTGGGTCTGACCACTAGGGAGCAGATAGAACGAACGCCTCGGCCACGTATGAGTAAAGTCTtctaattagttttcagagagGAAATATGATTATGTAGCATTCTTCTAGCATGGACCAAATCCTTAATGTGCAGGTAGGGTCATTAATCTGTCTGACCCAGTGGAAGATCATTTAGGCTGTTTTCACACTATACTGGAGGTGTCTGAATCTTTACTTGCCCCAAATATTTGTGGGCTCCACTTAACAACTACTGGCCTACTCtatagtacatctttttaaaacaTGCAACACTATTTATCTTATCTGATATCTTGAGGTTTGAACTCCATGAAAGCCATACAATATGAACTTCATCCACAATGTCAGTGAAAGTTTTGCTCTAAAGTTTAAAGTGTCTGGATCGTAATCATTGTTTGTTACATCACGTGTCCATCAGTGCA encodes the following:
- the LOC144020186 gene encoding D-aminoacyl-tRNA deacylase 1-like isoform X7, which translates into the protein MKAIIQRVTRASVTVGDDQISSIGRGLCVLLGISVEDTHTDAEYIIRKILNLRLFEDENGRPWSKCVMDRDFEVLCVSQFTLQCILKGNKPDFHLAMPAELAQPFYASILENMRSAYKPELVQDGKFGAFMKLHIQNDGPVTIELTSPPSSDPRQLSKQEKQQQRKEKTRLKGPSESSREKSALRSRQDTNASSGAEGDVSSEREP